From one Phocoena sinus isolate mPhoSin1 chromosome 4, mPhoSin1.pri, whole genome shotgun sequence genomic stretch:
- the SLC5A3 gene encoding sodium/myo-inositol cotransporter — protein sequence MRAVLETADIAIVALYFILVMGIGFFAMWKSNRSTVSGYFLAGRSMTWVAIGASLFVSNIGSEHFIGLAGSGAASGFAVGAWEFNALLLLQLLGWVFIPIYIRSGVYTMPEYLSKRFGGHRIQVYFAALSLILYIFTKLSVDLYSGALFIQESLGWNLYVSVILLIGMTALLTVTGGLVAVIYTDTLQALLMIVGALTLMIISMMEIGGFEEVKRRYMLASPNVTSILLTYNLSNTNSCNVHPKKDALKMLRNPTDEDVPWPGFILGQTPASVWYWCADQVIVQRVLAAKNIAHAKGSTLMAGFLKLLPMFIIVVPGMISRILFADDIACINPEHCMQVCGSRAGCSNIAYPRLVMKLVPVGLRGLMMAVMIAALMSDLDSIFNSASTIFTLDVYKLIRKSASSRELMIVGRIFVAFMVVISIAWVPIIVEMQGGQMYLYIQEVADYLTPPVAALFLLAIFWKRCNEQGAFYGGMAGFVLGAVRLTLAFAYRAPECDQPDNRPGFIKDIHYMYVATALFWVTGLITVIVSLLTPPPTKEQTRTTTFWSKKSLVVKESCSPKEEPYKMQEKSILRCSENSEAINHVIPNGKSEDSIKGLQPEDVNLLVTCREEGNPVASLGHSEAETPVDAYSNGQAALMGEKERKKETEDGGRYWKFIDWFCGFKSKSLSKRSLRDLMEEEAVCLQMLEETPQVKLILNIGLFAVCSLGIFMFVYFSL from the coding sequence ATGAGGGCTGTACTGGAGACAGCAGACATTGCCATAGTGGCCCTGTATTTTATCCTGGTCATGGGCATTGGTTTTTTTGCCATGTGGAAATCTAATAGAAGCACTGTAAGTGGATACTTCCTGGCGGGGCGCTCTATGACCTGGGTAGCAATTGGTGCCTCTCTGTTTGTGAGCAATATTGGGAGTGAGCACTTCATTGGGCTGGCAGGATCTGGAGCTGCAAGTGGATTTGCAGTGGGCGCATGGGAATTCAATGCCTTACTGCTTTTGCAACTTCTGGGATGGGTTTTCATCCCGATTTACATCCGGTCAGGGGTATACACCATGCCTGAATACTTGTCCAAGCGATTTGGTGGCCATAGGATTCAGGTCTATTTTGCAGCGTTGTCTCTGATTCTCTATATCTTCACCAAGCTCTCAGTGGATCTGTATTCGGGTGCCCTCTTTATCCAGGAGTCTTTGGGTTGGAACCTTTATGTGTCTGTCATCCTCCTCATTGGCATGACTGCTTTGCTGACTGTCACCGGAGGCCTTGTTGCAGTGATCTACACAGACACTCTACAGGCTCTGCTCATGATCGTTGGGGCACTCACACTTATGATTATTAGCATGATGGAGATTGGCGGGTTTGAGGAAGTTAAGAGAAGGTACATGTTGGCCTCACCCAATGTCACTTCCATCTTGTTGACATACAACCTTTCCAACACAAATTCTTGTAATGTCCACCCTAAGAAAGATGCACTGAAAATGTTGCGGAATCCAACAGATGAAGATGTTCCTTGGCCTGGATTCATTCTTGGGCAGACCCCAGCTTCGGTGTGGTACTGGTGTGCTGACCAAGTCATCGTGCAGAGGGTCCTAGCGGCTAAAAACATTGCTCATGCCAAAGGCTCTACTCTGATGGCTGGCTTCTTGAAGCTTCTGCCAATGTTTATCATAGTTGTCCCAGGAATGATTTCCAGGATACTGTTTGCTGATGATATAGCTTGCATCAACCCAGAGCACTGCATGCAAGTGTGTGGAAGCAGAGCTGGGTGCTCTAATATTGCGTACCCACGCCTGGTGATGAAGCTGGTTCCTGTGGGCCTCCGGGGCTTAATGATGGCAGTGATGATTGCAGCTCTGATGAGTGACTTGGACTCTATCTTTAacagtgccagtaccatattcaCCCTCGATGTGTACAAACTCATCCGCAAGAGCGCAAGCTCCCGGGAGCTAATGATTGTGGGGAGGATATTTGTGGCTTTTATGGTAGTGATCAGCATTGCGTGGGTGCCCATCATCGTGGAGATGCAAGGAGGCCAGATGTACCTTTACATTCAGGAGGTAGCAGATTACCTGACGCCCCCAGTTGCAGCCCTATTCCTTCTGGCAATTTTCTGGAAGCGCTGCAATGAACAAGGGGCTTTCTATGGTGGAATGGCTGGCTTTGTTCTTGGAGCAGTCCGTTTGACACTGGCCTTTGCCTACCGTGCCCCAGAATGTGACCAACCTGATAACAGGCCAGGCTTCATCAAAGACATCCATTACATGTACGTGGCCACAGCGTTGTTTTGGGTCACAGGACTCATTACTGTAATTGTTAGCCTTCTCACGCCACCTCCTACGAAGGAACAGACTCGTACCACCACCTTTTGGTCTAAGAAGAGCCTGGTGGTAAAGGAGAGCTGCTCCCCAAAAGAAGAACCGTACAAAATGCAAGAGAAGAGCATCCTGAGATGCAGTGAGAATAGTGAGGCCATCAACCACGTCATTCCCAATGGGAAATCTGAAGATAGCATTAAGGGCCTGCAGCCTGAAGATGTTAATCTGTTGGTGACCTGCAGAGAGGAGGGCAACCCAGTGGCTTCTTTAGGTCATTCAGAGGCAGAAACACCTGTAGATGCTTATTCCAATGGGCAAGCAGCTCTCAtgggtgagaaagagagaaagaaggaaacagaggatGGAGGCCGGTACTGGAAGTTCATAGATTGGTTCTGTGGCTTTAAAAGTAAGAGCCTCAGCAAGAGGAGTCTCAGAGACCTGATGGAGGAGGAGGCTGTTTGTTTACAAATGTTGGAAGAAACTCCACAAGTAAAACTAATACTAAATATTGGACTTTTTGCTGTGTGTTCACTTGGAattttcatgtttgtttatttctccttatgA